One genomic window of Bradyrhizobium sp. CCGE-LA001 includes the following:
- the fdhD gene encoding formate dehydrogenase accessory sulfurtransferase FdhD, with amino-acid sequence MHVPVQAIDREIWRDGAASEGARLIPEETPLALTYNGGTYAVMMGTPQNLEDFAVGFSVSEGIVKSVDDIRSLDVVRLDDCIELRMWLASDDAARISERRRHVAGPTGCGICGIESIAEAVRPAAVVPQGQTFTPNEIMAAMQAIAPLQSINLQTRAVHAAAFWSTTGNIVALREDVGRHNALDKLAGALARSRTDACGGMVLLTSRVSVEMVQKTAAIGAPVMVAVSAPTALAVRTAEAAGITLIAIARQDGFEVFSHGDRIVARHATEVADVA; translated from the coding sequence ATGCACGTGCCCGTGCAGGCCATCGACCGCGAGATCTGGCGTGACGGCGCCGCGTCGGAAGGCGCGCGGCTGATCCCGGAGGAGACGCCGCTGGCGCTGACCTACAATGGCGGCACTTACGCCGTCATGATGGGGACGCCGCAGAACCTGGAAGATTTTGCCGTCGGCTTCAGCGTGAGCGAGGGCATCGTCAAGTCAGTGGACGACATCCGCTCGCTCGACGTAGTCCGGCTCGACGACTGCATCGAGCTGCGCATGTGGCTCGCATCGGACGATGCCGCGCGCATCAGCGAGCGTCGCCGCCACGTCGCAGGCCCGACCGGTTGCGGCATCTGCGGCATCGAGTCCATTGCCGAGGCGGTGCGGCCCGCGGCGGTCGTGCCGCAGGGACAGACCTTCACGCCAAACGAGATCATGGCGGCGATGCAGGCTATCGCGCCGCTGCAATCGATCAATTTGCAGACCCGTGCCGTTCACGCCGCCGCCTTCTGGTCTACTACCGGCAACATCGTCGCGCTGCGCGAGGATGTCGGCCGCCACAACGCGCTCGACAAGCTCGCCGGGGCGCTGGCGCGCAGCCGCACCGATGCATGCGGCGGCATGGTGCTGCTGACGAGCCGCGTCTCGGTGGAGATGGTGCAGAAGACGGCCGCGATCGGCGCCCCCGTGATGGTCGCCGTCTCCGCGCCGACCGCGCTCGCGGTGCGGACGGCGGAAGCCGCCGGCATCACGTTGATCGCCATTGCCCGCCAGGACGGGTTCGAGGTGTTTTCGCATGGTGACCGTATCGTCGCCCGCCATGCCACGGAGGTTGCCGATGTCGCCTGA
- a CDS encoding formate dehydrogenase subunit delta, whose protein sequence is MSPDRLIYMANQIGRFFQSQGHDKAVPGIAEHIKKFWDPRMKRAIFAHLDAGGAGLAPDVREALTALKQTTSLPAAP, encoded by the coding sequence ATGTCGCCTGACCGCCTGATCTACATGGCCAACCAGATCGGCAGATTCTTCCAGAGCCAGGGCCATGACAAGGCCGTGCCGGGAATTGCCGAGCACATCAAGAAATTCTGGGACCCACGGATGAAGCGCGCGATCTTCGCCCATCTCGACGCGGGCGGCGCCGGCCTCGCGCCTGACGTGCGCGAGGCCCTCACCGCGCTGAAGCAGACGACGTCCCTTCCAGCAGCGCCGTGA